One segment of Streptomyces showdoensis DNA contains the following:
- a CDS encoding CTP synthase C-terminal region-related (seleno)protein, whose translation MTPRPRLALVGDRSDRVPAHARFDEIVPAFGVDVDWLPSSTVTEDIAAYDGIWVVPGSPYVSQANVLLAIRTARTLGIPYLGTCGGFQHALIEYARNVLGLVDAEDVQYDADAATPLIVPLCCSLVGETAPLHFAPDTRLASVYPGLSETVETYHCKYGLNPEYEDRILAGSLRVTGWDAEKAPRAVELPDHPFFVGSLFQPELSSTAAQLHPLIRAFLGAVGERARHGH comes from the coding sequence ATGACCCCGCGTCCCCGGCTCGCCCTCGTCGGCGACCGCAGCGACCGCGTTCCCGCCCACGCGCGATTCGACGAGATCGTGCCCGCCTTCGGCGTGGACGTCGACTGGCTCCCCAGCAGCACGGTGACCGAGGACATCGCCGCGTACGACGGGATCTGGGTCGTGCCCGGGTCGCCGTACGTCAGCCAGGCGAACGTCCTCCTCGCCATCCGCACCGCGCGCACCCTCGGCATCCCGTACCTGGGCACCTGTGGCGGTTTCCAGCACGCCCTCATCGAGTACGCCCGCAACGTCCTCGGTCTGGTGGACGCCGAGGACGTGCAGTACGACGCGGACGCGGCGACGCCGCTGATCGTCCCGCTCTGCTGTTCGCTGGTGGGCGAGACGGCCCCGCTCCACTTCGCGCCGGACACCCGGCTCGCCTCCGTCTACCCGGGGCTGTCGGAGACCGTGGAGACGTACCACTGCAAGTACGGGCTCAACCCGGAGTACGAGGACCGGATACTCGCGGGTTCGCTGCGCGTCACCGGCTGGGACGCGGAGAAGGCGCCCCGCGCGGTGGAGCTGCCGGACCACCCGTTCTTCGTAGGCAGCCTGTTCCAGCCGGAGTTGTCGTCGACGGCCGCCCAACTCCACCCCCTCATCAGGGCGTTCCTCGGCGCGGTGGGCGAGCGGGCGCGTCACGGCCATTGA
- a CDS encoding helix-turn-helix transcriptional regulator → MLQSLGLNELAHEIYRFALDHPGCRVADLLDGLDASEADLQQGIGRLLELSLLRHASGTLIPTRPPLALRTMLERQQSELLRRQSEFVHIKAAVDRLSEEYEDAQARGTHSGWERLESPAAIHARMERLAGRTATECVSLLPADANGLEALRARRPLDQHMLDRGVLVWNVYLESIYNDRTGLAHARWLAQNGGKVGTAPTLPLWLVVFDRTTALLPVDPQNPAAGAVQVTGAGYLVGLIALFERLCESMTPLDAPGVREGDQPTPLERELLRLMGQGLTDEAVCKKLGVGLRTARRMIADLLERLGARSRFEAGAKAVARGWLRPCACGGEQPIRAKEAKGSPVPATLTEGLGIGMLV, encoded by the coding sequence ATGTTGCAGTCACTGGGATTGAACGAACTGGCCCACGAGATCTACCGCTTCGCACTCGACCACCCGGGGTGCCGGGTCGCCGATCTGCTCGACGGCCTCGACGCGTCCGAGGCCGACCTTCAGCAGGGCATCGGCCGCTTGCTCGAACTCTCGCTGCTGCGGCACGCGTCAGGAACGCTGATTCCGACCCGACCCCCGCTCGCCCTGCGCACCATGCTGGAGCGCCAGCAGTCCGAACTCCTGCGACGGCAGTCCGAGTTCGTCCACATCAAGGCCGCGGTCGACCGCCTCTCGGAGGAGTACGAGGACGCCCAGGCCCGGGGCACCCACTCCGGCTGGGAGCGCCTGGAGTCACCGGCCGCGATCCACGCCCGCATGGAACGACTCGCCGGCCGGACGGCGACCGAGTGCGTCTCCCTGCTGCCGGCCGACGCGAACGGTCTCGAGGCCCTGCGCGCCCGCCGCCCACTGGACCAGCACATGCTGGACCGCGGGGTCCTGGTGTGGAACGTCTACCTCGAGAGCATCTACAACGACCGCACCGGCCTGGCCCACGCCCGCTGGCTCGCCCAGAACGGCGGCAAGGTGGGCACGGCGCCGACCCTGCCCCTCTGGCTGGTCGTCTTCGACCGGACCACGGCGCTCCTTCCCGTCGATCCGCAGAACCCCGCCGCCGGCGCCGTCCAGGTGACCGGCGCCGGCTACCTCGTCGGCCTGATCGCGCTGTTCGAGCGCCTCTGCGAGAGCATGACGCCCCTGGACGCTCCCGGCGTCCGCGAGGGGGACCAGCCCACCCCGCTGGAACGGGAGTTGCTGCGCCTCATGGGCCAGGGACTCACCGACGAGGCGGTGTGCAAGAAGCTCGGCGTGGGCCTGCGCACCGCGCGCCGCATGATCGCCGACCTCCTGGAGCGCCTGGGGGCCCGCAGCAGGTTCGAGGCGGGGGCGAAGGCGGTCGCGAGGGGCTGGCTGCGCCCGTGCGCATGCGGAGGCGAGCAGCCGATTCGAGCCAAGGAGGCGAAGGGCTCCCCGGTCCCGGCCACGCTCACCGAGGGGCTGGGGATCGGCATGCTGGTCTGA
- a CDS encoding ATP-grasp domain-containing protein, whose amino-acid sequence MTDPSISGAGCVVVLGGRSEREFSVVRNLGYRVVLVDEQVPWHCMPWVDAHLDVDLDDRDAVAEAIRAELGDEAPVAVLTHTEPRLPLMAHLNGLLVDTPRGLDETAAANCRDKWRTRTVLSEAGLPVPRFVLVTTVDEALAAAEDIGYPVVVKPRDGAGAFGVRCCQGERELREAVAALFAAPAGALEGALVEEYVDGPEYAVQTVTHGTRTSVLSVFRQRMTPPPVFVELGYEHPSGLLPAERDELDQLMRDVLGALGLNDWISHTQIRRGPDGFRVIEVNARRPGGRLVEMTTAVSGVDMTEAVTRQAVGLPQPDPAATVAFARYASIVFDDAGTLLYDEVVPEPGPFGPLVEVEVEPGETVRPKEHPNGGVYGRIVVYGDSAEELDLAERRIRDELSLQVVFGEGLGPAETDSREFKSCC is encoded by the coding sequence GTGACTGATCCATCCATCAGCGGTGCGGGCTGCGTCGTCGTGCTCGGCGGCCGCAGCGAACGGGAGTTCAGCGTCGTACGGAACCTCGGGTACCGCGTGGTGCTCGTGGACGAACAGGTTCCGTGGCACTGCATGCCCTGGGTCGACGCCCATCTCGACGTCGACCTCGACGACCGGGACGCGGTGGCCGAGGCGATCCGCGCCGAGCTCGGCGACGAGGCCCCGGTGGCCGTCCTCACCCACACGGAGCCGAGGCTGCCGCTCATGGCCCACCTCAACGGGCTCCTCGTGGACACCCCCCGGGGCCTGGACGAGACCGCGGCCGCGAACTGCCGGGACAAGTGGCGCACGCGTACGGTGCTCAGCGAGGCGGGTCTGCCCGTACCCCGCTTCGTGCTCGTGACCACCGTGGACGAGGCGCTGGCGGCCGCCGAGGACATCGGCTATCCCGTCGTCGTCAAACCCCGGGACGGGGCGGGCGCGTTCGGCGTCCGGTGCTGCCAGGGCGAGCGGGAGCTGCGCGAGGCCGTCGCCGCCTTGTTCGCGGCCCCGGCCGGAGCGCTGGAGGGAGCCCTCGTCGAGGAGTACGTCGACGGCCCCGAGTACGCCGTCCAGACCGTCACGCACGGGACGAGGACCAGCGTCCTCAGCGTCTTCCGGCAGCGCATGACCCCGCCGCCGGTCTTCGTGGAGCTCGGCTACGAGCACCCGAGCGGCCTGCTGCCGGCCGAACGCGACGAGCTGGACCAGCTCATGCGGGACGTCCTCGGCGCCCTGGGCCTGAACGACTGGATCAGCCACACGCAGATCAGGCGCGGACCCGACGGCTTCCGCGTCATCGAGGTCAACGCACGGCGCCCCGGCGGCCGACTCGTCGAGATGACCACGGCGGTCAGCGGTGTCGACATGACGGAGGCCGTCACGCGCCAGGCCGTGGGCCTTCCGCAGCCCGACCCGGCCGCCACCGTCGCCTTCGCCCGCTACGCGAGCATCGTCTTCGACGACGCCGGCACCCTCCTGTACGACGAGGTCGTGCCGGAACCGGGGCCGTTCGGCCCCCTCGTCGAGGTCGAGGTCGAACCCGGCGAGACCGTGCGGCCCAAGGAGCACCCCAACGGCGGCGTCTACGGACGCATCGTCGTCTACGGAGACTCGGCCGAGGAGCTCGACCTGGCCGAGCGCCGGATCCGGGACGAGCTCAGCCTGCAGGTGGTGTTCGGCGAAGGCCTCGGTCCGGCGGAGACCGACAGCCGCGAGTTCAAGTCGTGCTGCTGA
- the aroA gene encoding 3-phosphoshikimate 1-carboxyvinyltransferase: MKAESVTIRPLQTFDKRVKVLGSKSYSNRYLALAALSGEATTIEGALVCDDTQFLAGALRAFGHVEVEIDAAAERITVTPTGRPMTAPAEEVYVGAAGTPIRFLIAMAGHADGTTVLTGTKRMQERPMGSLLDALPGVGVTAEAVRGNGSPPIRVTGPSFRGGSTRISGAVSSQFTSSLLVNATRAEQDTEIHLVDDLISKPYVEMTIAALAELGVTVERDGYTRFKVAAGQKLRGGTVAVEPDASGMSYFLAAAAVLGGTVTVPGIGRTSKQGDVGLVDALVRMGCTAEVTDDSITLTGGELHGIDIDMETMPDVVPTLAVVAAFARGTTHISNIASLRIKECDRIAAVTTELRKMGITVEEHADAMTITGGTPHGAVIDTYDDHRIAMCFAIAGLRTEGVVITDPGCVAKSFPTFWQTLDGLHGDDTTSTL; this comes from the coding sequence ATGAAGGCCGAGAGCGTCACGATCCGACCCCTGCAGACCTTCGACAAGCGGGTGAAGGTCCTCGGCTCCAAGAGCTACTCCAACCGCTACCTCGCGCTCGCCGCCCTCTCCGGCGAGGCGACCACCATCGAGGGCGCCCTCGTCTGTGACGACACGCAGTTCCTCGCCGGTGCGCTGCGCGCCTTCGGGCACGTCGAGGTGGAGATCGACGCCGCGGCCGAGCGGATCACCGTCACGCCCACCGGCAGGCCCATGACGGCCCCGGCCGAGGAGGTGTACGTCGGCGCCGCCGGCACCCCCATCCGGTTCCTGATCGCCATGGCGGGCCACGCCGACGGGACGACCGTGCTCACCGGCACGAAGCGCATGCAGGAGCGGCCCATGGGCTCGCTGCTCGACGCGCTGCCCGGTGTCGGAGTGACGGCCGAAGCGGTACGCGGCAACGGCAGCCCGCCCATCAGGGTCACCGGTCCGAGCTTCCGCGGCGGTTCGACGCGCATCAGTGGCGCGGTCAGCTCGCAGTTCACCTCCAGCCTCCTGGTCAACGCCACGCGCGCCGAGCAGGACACCGAGATCCACCTCGTCGACGACCTGATCTCCAAGCCGTACGTCGAGATGACGATCGCCGCCCTCGCCGAGCTGGGCGTCACCGTCGAGCGCGACGGCTACACCCGCTTCAAGGTCGCCGCGGGCCAGAAGCTGCGCGGCGGCACCGTGGCGGTCGAGCCCGACGCCTCCGGCATGTCCTACTTCCTCGCCGCCGCCGCCGTGCTCGGCGGAACGGTCACCGTCCCGGGCATCGGCAGGACCTCCAAGCAGGGCGACGTCGGCCTCGTCGACGCCCTGGTCCGCATGGGGTGCACGGCCGAGGTCACGGACGACTCCATCACCCTGACCGGCGGGGAGCTCCACGGCATCGACATCGACATGGAGACCATGCCGGACGTCGTCCCCACCCTCGCGGTCGTCGCCGCCTTCGCCCGGGGCACCACGCACATCAGCAACATCGCGAGCCTGCGGATCAAGGAGTGCGACCGCATCGCCGCCGTCACCACCGAGCTGCGCAAGATGGGCATCACCGTCGAGGAGCACGCCGACGCGATGACCATCACCGGCGGCACGCCCCACGGCGCCGTCATCGACACGTACGACGACCACCGCATCGCCATGTGCTTCGCCATCGCCGGTCTGCGCACCGAAGGCGTCGTCATCACGGACCCCGGGTGCGTCGCGAAGTCCTTCCCGACCTTCTGGCAGACGCTCGACGGCCTCCACGGCGACGACACCACGAGCACGCTGTGA
- a CDS encoding M28 family metallopeptidase — protein MTDTAQSREPDAARSAVDAFDADRALATLQVLCAPDMQGRAPGTAGHDLATGFLAAELTSYGLTPVLDAFAIREVMRLTAQPTLRVAGGRLDRDLVHRAEFAEHPRSGPMPGPVSGTVAEDAGAGEWAALATVPQGNAFAELAEVLAARGAVGMLTAQNADGSGFLTKRVQGPTPVGLPVVAVRPDLLADAVGGVLTAHVPLVRVPATGTNIVATLPGGDPEARPILLSAHYDGVGSDPERHFPCAGDNASGTAVLCEVARVLTSAGPLRRPVVLALVDAEEIGTLGSGHHARALREAGVEPDALNLDMAGKFNGKVAVELGPADPAPRHVIAALDGAGRSLGIPLYAGTVSSDNRRYASAGFPAAGIGFGAAHYHSPLDGPERIDPDALRKAGRLVLETIHRLAAQN, from the coding sequence ATGACGGACACAGCCCAGAGCCGGGAGCCCGACGCGGCCCGGTCCGCGGTGGACGCGTTCGACGCGGACCGTGCCCTGGCGACGCTCCAGGTCCTGTGCGCCCCGGACATGCAAGGGCGCGCGCCCGGCACGGCCGGCCACGACCTGGCCACCGGGTTCCTCGCCGCGGAGCTGACCTCCTACGGCCTCACCCCCGTACTCGACGCCTTCGCCATCCGGGAGGTCATGCGCCTGACGGCGCAGCCCACCCTCCGGGTGGCGGGTGGGCGGCTCGACCGCGATCTCGTCCACCGGGCCGAGTTCGCCGAGCATCCGCGCTCGGGACCGATGCCCGGGCCCGTCAGCGGCACGGTCGCCGAGGACGCGGGAGCGGGGGAGTGGGCGGCTCTGGCCACGGTCCCTCAGGGGAACGCCTTCGCCGAGCTCGCCGAAGTCCTGGCGGCGCGCGGTGCGGTGGGGATGCTCACCGCCCAGAACGCCGACGGCTCGGGATTCCTCACCAAGCGGGTCCAGGGCCCGACCCCGGTCGGCCTCCCCGTCGTGGCCGTGCGGCCGGACCTGCTGGCCGACGCGGTGGGCGGCGTGCTCACCGCCCACGTGCCGCTGGTGCGCGTGCCCGCCACGGGCACGAACATCGTCGCCACCCTGCCGGGCGGCGACCCGGAGGCGAGGCCGATCCTGCTCAGCGCCCACTACGACGGTGTCGGCTCGGACCCCGAGCGGCACTTCCCGTGCGCGGGTGACAACGCCAGCGGGACCGCGGTGCTGTGCGAGGTCGCCCGCGTGCTGACCTCGGCCGGGCCGCTGCGCCGGCCCGTCGTCCTCGCCCTGGTCGACGCCGAGGAGATCGGCACCCTGGGCTCCGGCCACCACGCACGCGCGCTGCGCGAGGCGGGTGTCGAGCCCGATGCGCTCAACCTCGACATGGCCGGCAAGTTCAACGGGAAGGTCGCGGTCGAGCTCGGCCCGGCCGACCCGGCTCCGCGCCACGTCATCGCCGCACTCGACGGCGCCGGCCGGAGTCTCGGCATCCCGTTGTACGCGGGAACGGTGTCGTCCGACAACCGCCGTTACGCCTCCGCCGGATTCCCCGCCGCGGGCATCGGATTCGGCGCGGCCCACTACCACTCGCCGCTCGACGGCCCCGAGCGGATCGATCCGGACGCCCTGCGCAAGGCCGGGCGGCTCGTCCTGGAGACGATCCACCGCCTCGCCGCTCAGAACTGA
- a CDS encoding carboxymuconolactone decarboxylase family protein: protein MAAAQQSVSTQLIQLAPTVGEHHAAFSKSYQEFFGAVFDHEALEPKTRAAVALCAALMQDREETVRSFLAAAKKLGLKNEEIGQIAGIVEAMKLDALQRPAVQAVAAAAKKANTCC from the coding sequence ATGGCCGCGGCCCAGCAGTCCGTCTCCACCCAGCTGATCCAGCTCGCCCCCACCGTCGGGGAGCACCACGCCGCCTTCTCCAAGAGCTACCAGGAGTTCTTCGGCGCGGTCTTCGACCACGAGGCCCTGGAGCCCAAGACCCGTGCCGCGGTGGCCCTGTGCGCGGCGCTGATGCAGGACCGCGAGGAGACCGTGCGGTCCTTCCTCGCCGCCGCCAAGAAGCTCGGGCTGAAGAACGAGGAGATAGGACAGATCGCCGGCATCGTCGAGGCGATGAAGCTGGACGCCCTGCAGCGTCCGGCCGTCCAGGCCGTCGCCGCCGCGGCCAAGAAGGCCAACACCTGCTGCTAG
- a CDS encoding GNAT family N-acetyltransferase, whose protein sequence is MTLTDSTAAVTGRYRTDLRTSVHAIDGAEWNRVVAQAGGTVFHTWEWLAAFEDAPPGGFEPRHLLAYRDDVLVGVCPAYVVHDCPRLAYLTELAQLDLGGPVLMAHSLAALDGGPLAVPGHEDALDSLLGALEETARENGARTWAVANAPAGALGGRLMRHGYATAHITTSYRCSTEAESVADYWSFESGRLRRKLGKERRVSGRGYTVAEEPADAATLVRLVHSILKDRGTPTDVLPEAFLYALKHRLAPYERTVTAVDAARETVGVFAGWQFAGTWSMWLAGLDTERLSSFVPYRAMAARLIEGAVTTDVTSIDLGRSNGAEKRKLGAHPVPLYLALNTSDRSDRAALHAACRRLEQRCQGPDDQLDMIRRCC, encoded by the coding sequence ATGACCCTCACCGACTCCACCGCGGCAGTGACCGGGCGGTACCGGACCGATCTGCGGACGTCGGTCCACGCGATCGACGGCGCGGAGTGGAACCGCGTCGTCGCCCAGGCGGGCGGCACCGTCTTCCACACGTGGGAGTGGCTCGCCGCCTTCGAGGACGCCCCGCCGGGCGGCTTCGAACCGCGCCACCTGCTGGCGTACCGCGACGACGTCCTCGTCGGCGTGTGCCCGGCCTATGTGGTGCACGACTGTCCGCGCCTCGCCTATCTGACGGAGCTCGCCCAGCTCGACCTGGGCGGCCCCGTCCTCATGGCCCACAGCCTCGCCGCACTCGACGGCGGACCGCTGGCCGTGCCCGGCCACGAGGACGCCCTCGACTCGCTGCTCGGCGCACTGGAGGAGACGGCGCGGGAGAACGGCGCACGGACGTGGGCCGTCGCCAACGCCCCCGCGGGCGCGCTCGGCGGACGGCTCATGAGGCACGGCTACGCCACCGCGCACATCACCACCTCGTACCGGTGCTCCACCGAGGCGGAGTCGGTCGCGGACTACTGGAGCTTCGAGTCGGGACGGCTCCGCCGGAAGCTGGGCAAGGAACGCCGGGTCTCGGGCCGCGGCTACACGGTCGCGGAGGAGCCGGCGGACGCCGCCACACTCGTCCGCCTCGTGCACTCCATCCTCAAGGACCGCGGCACGCCGACCGACGTCCTGCCCGAGGCGTTCCTCTACGCGCTCAAGCACCGGCTGGCGCCGTACGAGCGCACGGTCACCGCCGTCGACGCCGCGCGGGAGACCGTGGGCGTCTTCGCCGGCTGGCAGTTCGCCGGGACCTGGTCGATGTGGCTGGCCGGTCTGGACACGGAGCGGCTGTCGTCCTTCGTGCCGTACCGCGCCATGGCGGCCCGGCTCATCGAGGGAGCCGTCACCACCGACGTCACCTCGATCGACCTCGGCCGCTCCAACGGCGCGGAGAAGCGCAAGCTGGGCGCCCACCCCGTTCCCCTCTACCTCGCCCTGAACACCTCCGACCGCTCCGATCGCGCGGCCCTGCACGCCGCCTGCCGCCGCCTCGAACAGCGCTGCCAGGGCCCCGACGACCAACTCGACATGATCAGGCGGTGCTGCTGA
- a CDS encoding ATP-grasp domain-containing protein, giving the protein MNADTRQSVACVSGRRVVDVLNRLDVRSVLLDDPTPLDLACQVDVPLDIDLDDWDAAESALRWLHATRPLDAVFSVYDAHLPLASYLAARLGTRGLDLRAALACHDKIRMRMLLAGGGVRVPDHLPAADPADAAAAARRLGLPVVVKKASGSGGRGSLLCRTAEDVLRAVAVLGPAPLLVERAVEGPEYAVQSITADGRTEVVGILAQHVGPGPRQAETGYDYPSGLSTEKEAEVAAFVTRALAVLGFDHAVSHTQVRLTADGPVLVNVAARPPGGQLCAATERLSGIDLTRAAAEIALGRPVTRGTPTATRVLYRCVTSESPGRAWYDLDGIDAPAVTLDVEPGDTVRSVDDPHGGSYGRIVVYGDDPAELESRYRAVFESLRLRVEPDNQ; this is encoded by the coding sequence ATGAACGCCGACACGCGCCAGAGCGTGGCGTGCGTCTCCGGACGCCGCGTCGTCGACGTCCTCAACCGCCTCGACGTGCGGTCCGTCCTGCTCGACGACCCCACGCCCCTGGACCTGGCCTGCCAGGTCGACGTCCCCCTGGACATCGACCTCGACGACTGGGACGCCGCCGAGTCGGCGCTGCGCTGGCTGCACGCCACCCGCCCCCTCGACGCCGTCTTCAGCGTCTACGACGCCCACCTGCCGCTGGCCAGCTACCTGGCCGCGCGGCTCGGGACCCGTGGCCTCGACCTCCGGGCCGCCCTCGCCTGCCACGACAAGATCCGCATGCGGATGCTGCTCGCCGGCGGCGGAGTGCGCGTGCCCGACCACCTGCCGGCCGCCGACCCGGCGGACGCCGCCGCCGCGGCGCGGCGCCTCGGCCTGCCCGTCGTCGTCAAGAAGGCGAGCGGCTCCGGCGGCCGGGGCAGCCTGCTGTGCCGCACCGCGGAGGACGTGCTCCGCGCCGTCGCGGTGCTGGGTCCCGCCCCGCTCCTCGTCGAACGGGCCGTCGAAGGTCCGGAGTACGCCGTCCAGAGCATCACCGCCGACGGCCGGACCGAGGTCGTCGGCATTCTCGCCCAGCACGTCGGACCCGGCCCCCGCCAGGCCGAGACCGGGTACGACTACCCCTCCGGGCTCAGCACCGAGAAGGAGGCCGAGGTGGCGGCCTTCGTCACCCGCGCCCTCGCCGTGCTCGGCTTCGACCACGCGGTCTCGCACACCCAGGTGCGGCTCACCGCCGACGGCCCGGTCCTCGTCAACGTCGCCGCACGTCCGCCCGGCGGACAGCTGTGCGCCGCCACCGAGCGGCTCAGCGGGATCGACCTCACCCGGGCCGCCGCCGAGATCGCCCTCGGGCGCCCCGTCACCCGGGGCACCCCCACCGCGACCAGGGTCCTGTACCGGTGCGTGACCAGCGAGAGCCCGGGCAGGGCCTGGTACGACCTCGACGGCATCGACGCACCCGCCGTCACGCTCGACGTCGAGCCCGGCGACACCGTCCGCAGCGTCGACGACCCGCACGGCGGCAGCTACGGCCGCATCGTGGTCTACGGCGACGACCCGGCGGAGCTGGAGAGCAGATACCGCGCCGTCTTCGAATCGCTCCGACTCCGCGTCGAGCCAGACAACCAGTAG
- the gpmI gene encoding 2,3-bisphosphoglycerate-independent phosphoglycerate mutase codes for MNAGTPGILLVLDGWGHAGPSEANALTAAATPYLDGLLADCPAVLAEASGTAVGLLPGTVGNSEIGHMVIGAGRPVPYDSVLVQEEISSGRMRSNATLVEVLNRLSAAGGTLHLVGLCSDGMIHADVQHLRELLRIAARFSVPAVRVHAITDGRDVADHTAAAYLGLVEGFVAEAGVGQVATVVGRGYALDKSGDLELTEKVSLALVDGKGEAIGEPQEALELTRRGDEWVPPCVVTGADGRPLGPVRDGDAVLFTNFRSDRIQQLADDLYRRLAGRGVTFLSLAQYDTEAAIPPLVHRSDAGGGLAAELAAHGVRSVRIAEAEKFEHVTYYLNGRDAAVVPVEEHVRVTGDVAPDYTARPEMNLDRVTEAVVSAAGRDDVPLVVANLANIDVVGHTGHFDATRRAAEHTDRAVEAVCHAARATGRWVLLVGDHGNAEKMLTDASAGARPYGGHTTNPVPAVLVPAPGQQVAAPAGPATLADIAPSVLALLGLAPAPRMTGRPLW; via the coding sequence GTGAACGCCGGAACCCCGGGCATCCTCCTGGTCCTCGACGGCTGGGGCCACGCGGGGCCGAGCGAGGCCAACGCGCTGACCGCGGCGGCCACGCCGTACCTCGACGGTCTGCTCGCCGACTGCCCGGCCGTGCTGGCCGAAGCCTCCGGTACCGCCGTCGGCCTGCTCCCCGGCACGGTCGGCAACTCCGAGATCGGTCACATGGTCATCGGGGCCGGGCGGCCCGTCCCGTACGACAGCGTGCTCGTCCAGGAGGAGATCTCCAGCGGACGCATGCGGTCGAACGCGACCCTGGTCGAGGTGCTGAACCGGCTCTCCGCCGCCGGGGGGACCCTGCACCTCGTCGGGCTCTGCTCCGACGGCATGATCCACGCCGATGTGCAGCACCTGCGGGAACTGCTCCGCATCGCGGCCCGGTTCTCCGTGCCCGCGGTCCGCGTCCACGCCATCACCGACGGGCGCGACGTCGCCGACCACACGGCCGCCGCGTATCTCGGCCTCGTCGAGGGCTTCGTCGCCGAGGCGGGCGTCGGCCAGGTGGCCACCGTCGTCGGGCGCGGCTACGCGCTCGACAAGAGCGGCGACCTCGAACTGACCGAGAAGGTCTCCCTCGCCCTCGTCGACGGCAAGGGCGAGGCGATCGGCGAGCCGCAGGAGGCGCTGGAGCTGACTCGGCGGGGTGACGAATGGGTGCCGCCCTGCGTCGTCACGGGAGCCGACGGCCGGCCGCTGGGCCCGGTGCGGGACGGTGACGCCGTCCTGTTCACGAACTTCCGCAGCGACCGCATCCAGCAGCTGGCGGACGACCTGTACCGGCGGCTGGCCGGCCGTGGGGTCACCTTCCTCAGCCTCGCGCAGTACGACACCGAGGCGGCCATCCCGCCGCTGGTGCACCGGTCGGACGCGGGAGGAGGTCTGGCCGCCGAGCTCGCCGCGCACGGTGTGCGCTCGGTGCGCATCGCCGAGGCCGAGAAGTTCGAGCACGTGACGTACTACCTGAACGGCCGGGACGCGGCCGTCGTCCCCGTCGAGGAACACGTCAGGGTCACCGGCGACGTGGCTCCCGACTACACGGCGCGGCCGGAGATGAACCTCGACCGGGTCACGGAAGCGGTGGTCTCGGCCGCCGGCCGCGACGACGTCCCCCTCGTGGTCGCCAACCTCGCCAACATCGACGTCGTCGGTCACACCGGTCACTTCGACGCGACCCGCCGGGCCGCGGAGCACACCGACCGCGCCGTGGAGGCCGTCTGCCACGCCGCACGGGCGACCGGCCGCTGGGTGCTGCTCGTCGGGGACCACGGCAACGCCGAGAAGATGCTCACCGACGCCTCCGCCGGCGCCCGACCGTACGGCGGGCACACGACCAACCCGGTCCCTGCCGTGCTCGTCCCGGCGCCCGGGCAGCAGGTGGCCGCTCCGGCGGGGCCCGCCACCCTGGCCGACATCGCGCCCAGCGTCCTGGCGCTGCTCGGGCTCGCCCCGGCGCCGCGCATGACCGGGCGGCCCTTGTGGTGA